From a single Silene latifolia isolate original U9 population chromosome 6, ASM4854445v1, whole genome shotgun sequence genomic region:
- the LOC141587331 gene encoding diphosphomevalonate decarboxylase MVD2, peroxisomal-like: protein MAVEKWVRIVTAQTPTNIAVIKYWGKRDETLILPVNDSISVTLDPNHLCTTTTVAVSPAFQSDRMWLNGKEISLAGGRFQSCLREIRKRATDVEDEEKGIKIAKKDWETLHVHIASYNNFPTAAGLASSAAGLACLVYSLAKLMNVKEDEGQLSAIARQGSGSACRSLYGGFVKWIMGNNEDGSDSLAVQVAAEKHWDDLVILIAVVSARQKETSSTSGMRESVETSLLLKHRAQEVVPKRIVQMEEAIKTKDFTSFAQLTCADSNQFHAVCLDTSPPIFYMNDTSHKIISIVEKWNRAEGTPQVAYTFDAGPNAVLIARNRKAASELLKKLLFYFPPGADADLNSYLIGDKSILEDAGVKEMKDVESLPSHPGETSTQKYAGDVNYFICTRPGRGPIVLCDDSQALLNPETGLPK from the exons ATGGCAGTGGAAAAATGGGTAAGAATTGTTACAGCTCAAACACCAACAAACATTGCAGTAATTAAGTATTGGGGTAAAAgagatgaaaccctaattttaccTGTTAATGATAGTATTAGTGTTACTCTTGATCCTAATCATCTTTGTACTACCACTACTGTTGCTGTTAGTCCTGCATTTCAGTCTGATCGTATGTGGCTTAATGGAAAG GAGATTTCACTTGCTGGAGGAAGATTTCAGAGTTGTTTGAGGGAAATTCGGAAACGTGCTACTGATGTTGAAGATGAGGAGAAAGGTATAAAAATTGCAAAAAAGGATTGGGAGACGTTACATGTTCACATAGCATCTTACAATAATTTTCCTACTGCTGCTGGGCTTGCTTCTTCAGCTGCTGGCTTGGCTTGCCTAG TGTATTCTTTAGCAAAGCTTATGAATGTCAAGGAAGACGAAGGACAGCTTTCTGCCATTGCTAG GCAAGGTTCGGGTAGTGCTTGTCGCAGTTTATATGGCGGTTTTGTTAAGTGGATTATGGGAAAT AATGAAGATGGCAGTGACAGTCTGGCTGTTCAAGTTGCAGCTGAGAAGCATTGGGATGATCTTGTCATATTGATTGCAGTG GTAAGCGCTCGGCAGAAAGAAACAAGCAGTACAAGTGGAATGCGCGAGAGTGTTGAAACAAGCTTGCTGTTGAAGCACCGGGCTCAG GAAGTTGTACCGAAGCGCATTGTGCAAATGGAAGAAGCCATAAAAACAAAAGACTTCACCTCTTTCGCTCAACTTACTTGTGCTGATAGTAATCAATTTCATGCTGTGTGCCTAGATACATCCCCTCCTATATTTTACATGAATGACACGTCCCACAA GATTATCAGCATTGTAGAGAAGTGGAATCGCGCTGAAGGAACACCTCAG GTGGCATACACATTTGACGCAGGGCCGAATGCCGTCCTAATTGCACGTAACAGAAAGGCGGCTTCAGAGCTTCTAAAGAAACTTCTCTTCTACTTCCCCCCGGGAGCCGATGCGGATCTCAACAG TTATCTCATTGGTGATAAGTCGATTCTAGAAGATGCTGGAGTGAAAGAAATGAAAGATGTGGAATCCCTACCATCCCATCCAGGTGAAACTTCTACTCAAAAGTACGCCGGAGACGTTAATTATTTCATATGTACAAGGCCTGGAAGAGGTCCCATTGTGCTTTGTGATGATAGCCAAGCTCTTCTCAACCCAGAAACTGGGTTGCCTAAGTGA